Proteins encoded within one genomic window of Setaria italica strain Yugu1 chromosome IV, Setaria_italica_v2.0, whole genome shotgun sequence:
- the LOC111257071 gene encoding tyrosine aminotransferase-like: MEGDRSSRRWLFVSPNPAVAAAGERSVQPYLLDIHGCLDERGPRPVIPLSIGDPSSAPSYRTAPEAVEAIATALRSGQFDGYLLVQQLTGNSQQRHLLEQLQRRQRKLGRAEATGPGRLTF; encoded by the coding sequence ATGGAGGGTGACCGGAGCAGCAGGAGATGGCTCTTCGTGTCGCCGAACCCGGCCGTCGCGGCAGCCGGGGAGCGGAGCGTACAGCCGTACCTCCTTGACATCCACGGCTGCCTGGACGAGCGCGGCCCGCGGCCCGTGATCCCGCTCAGCATCGGGGACCCCTCCTCGGCCCCCTCTTACCGCACCGCTCCCGAGGCGGTGGAGGCCATCGCCACCGCCCTCCGCTCCGGTCAGTTCGACGGCTACCTGTTAGTGCAACAGCTGACGGGCAACAGTCAACAGCGACATCTTCTGGAGCAGCTGCAGCGCAGGCAAAGGAAGCTGGGCCGCGCCGAGGCAACCGGCCCAGGAAGGCTAACGTTCTGA